In Camelus ferus isolate YT-003-E chromosome 5, BCGSAC_Cfer_1.0, whole genome shotgun sequence, one genomic interval encodes:
- the TRAK2 gene encoding trafficking kinesin-binding protein 2: protein MNQSQNANFTSPTGEENLMNINHRDSESITDVCSNEDLPEVELVSLLEEQLPQYKLRVDSLFLYENQDWTQSPQQQQHASDDLSPVLAEETFRYMILGTDRVEQMTKTYNDIDMVTHLLAERDRDLELAARIGQALLKRNHVLSEQNEALEEQLGQAFDQVNQLQHELSKKDELLRIVSIASEESETDSSCSTPLRFNESFNLSQGLLQLDMLQEKLKELEEENMVLRSKACHIKTETITYEEKEQQLVSDCVKELRETNAQMSRMTEELSGKSDELIRYQEEISSLLSQIVDLQHKVKEHVIEKEELRLHLQASKDAQRQLTMELHELQDRNMECLGMLHESQEEIKELRSRSGPAAHLYFSPSYGVFPGESLAAEIEGTMRKKLSLDEESSLFKQKAQQKRVFDTVKVANDTRGRSISFPALLPIPGSNRSSVIMTAKPFESGLQQTEDKTILSQGNNSEEVPGNIRKVDQPGPSAESDVAAALHRLSLRRQNYLSEKQFFAEEWERKIQVLADQKEGVSGCETPTESLASLYTDQSEITDLSSASCLRGFMPEKLQIVKPLEGSQTLHQWQQLAQPNLGTILDPRPGVITKGFTQLPQDAIYHLSDLEEDEEEGITFQVQKPSEVEQKPPVSKPVTGIFLPPMTSAGGPVSAATSHPGKCLSCTNSTFTFTTCRILHPSDITQVTPSTGFPSLSCGSSGSSSSNTAVNSPALSYRLSIGESITNRRDSTITFSSTMSLAKLLQERGISAKVYHSPVSEIPLLQPLPRGLAIPSTPPNSPSHSPCPSPLPDEPRVHLSENFLASRPAETFLQEMYGLRPSRNPPDVGQLKMNLVDRLKRLGIARVIKTPEAQKNGRSQEAENSLQRPNSAVYLSSGSNLLSGLRRNQSLPVMMGSFGTPVCTSSPKMDILKEN, encoded by the exons ATGAATCAATCCCAGAATGCCAATTTTACATCACCGACAGGTGAAGAAAACCTCATGAATATCAATCACAGAGACTCAGAGAGCATCACTG ATGTCTGCTCCAATGAAGATCTCCCTGAAGTTGAGCTGGTAAGCCTGCTGGAAGAACAGCTACCCCAATATAAGCTGAGAGTGGACTCTCTCTTTCTATATGAAAATCAAGACTGGACTCAGTCCCCACAACAGCAGCAGCATGCATCTGATGACCTCTCTCCAGtccttgctgaagagactttccGTTATATGA TTCTAGGTACAGACAGGGTGGAGCAGATGACCAAAACTTACAATGACATTGACATGGTTACACACCTCCTGGCTGAG AGAGATCGTGATCTGGAGCTAGCTGCTCGAATTGGACAAGCTCTCTTAAAGCGGAACCATGTCTTGTCTGAGCAGAATGAAGCCCTGGAGGAGCAACTGGGACAAGCCTTTGATCAA GTTAATCAGCTGCAGCATGAGCTCTCCAAGAAAGATGAGTTACTTCGAATTGTCTCCATTGCTTCTGAAGAGAGTGAGACTGATTCCAGCTGTTCTACACCTCTTCGGTTCAATGAGTCCTTTAACTTATCTCAAGGTTTGCTGCAGTTGGACATGCTGCAGGAAAAGCTCAAGGAACTGGAAGAAGAGAACATGGTTCTTCGATCGAAG gCTTGTCACATAAAGACAGAAACTATTACCTATGAAGAGAAGGAACAGCAGCTTGTCAGTGACTGTGTTAAAGAACTTC gtGAAACAAATGCTCAGATGTCCagaatgactgaagaattgtCTGGGAAAAGTGATGAACTGATTCGATACCAAGAAGAGATCTCCTCTCTCTTGTCTCAGATTGTAGATCTTCAGCACAAAGTTAAAGAA CATgtgattgaaaaggaagaactgagACTTCACCTCCAAGCTTCCAAAGATGCCCAAAGACAACTGACGATGGAG CTGCATGAGTTACAAGACAGGAACATGGAGTGTCTGGGAATGTTACATGAAtcccaagaagaaataaaggaacttCGGAGTAGATCTGGCCCTGCTGCTCATCTCTACTTTTCCCCGTCCTATGGAGTTTTTCCTGGG GAATCTCTGGCAGCTGAGATTGAGGGGACCATGCGTAAGAAGCTGAGTTTGGATGAGGAATCTTCTCTCTTTAAACAAAA AGCCCAACAGAAACGGGTATTTGATACTGTCAAGGTTGCCAATGACACACGGGGCCGCTCTATCTCATTCCCAGCTCTGCTACCCATTCCAGGCTCCAACCGTTCAAGTGTCATCATGACAGCAAAACCTTTTGAGTCTGGTTTACAACAAACAGAGGACAAAACAATCCTAAGCCAGGGGAACAACTCAGAGGAGGTTCCAGG GAACATTCGGAAGGTGGATCAACCAGGACCCTCTGCGGAGAGTGATGTGGCTGCAGCCCTGCATCGCCTGAGTCTGCGGCGACAGAACTACTTAAGTGAGAAGCAGTTCTTCGCTGAAGAATGGGAGCGGAAGATCCAGGTTCTGGCTGACCAGAAAGAAGGGGTTAGTGGCTGCGAGACCCCCACCGAGAGCCTTGCCTCTCTCTACACTGACCAGTCAGAGATCACAGACCTCAGCAGTGCCAGTTGCCTTCGAGGTTTTATGCCTGAAAAATTACAAATTGTCAAGCCCCTTGAAg GATCACAGACTCTGCACCAGTGGCAGCAGCTTGCTCAACCAAATTTAGGAACCATTCTTGACCCACGACCAGGTGTCATAACTAAAGGCTTTACCCAGTTGCCCCAGGATGCCATCTATCACCTCTCAGATTTGGAAGAGGATGAAGAGGAAGGTATCACTTTTCAGGTTCAGAAACCTTCAGAAGTTGAACAAAAACCACCAGTATCGAAGCCAGTAACAGGAATCTTCCTACCACCCATGACTTCAGCTGGTGGTCCAGTTTCAG CTGCAACCTCACACCCAGGAAAATGTCTGTCATGCACAAACTCGACGTTCACCTTTACCACCTGTAGGATTTTACATCCCTCGGATATCACTCAGGTTACCCCCAG CACTGGCTTCCCCTCCTTATCCTGTGGAAGTAGTGGTAGCAGTTCATCAAACACGGCGGTGAATTCTCCTGCTCTGTCCTATAGACTCAGCATTGGTGAGTCCATCACCAATCGACGAGATTCCACCATAACCTTCAGCAGCACCATGAGCTTGGCCAAACTTCTGCAAGAGCGAGGCATCTCTGCCAAAGTGTACCACAGTCCAGTTTCAGAgatccccctcctccagcctctccccagagGCCTGGCTATCCCTTCCACACCACCCAATTCACCATCTCACTCACCTTGCCCTTCTCCTTTGCCTGATGAGCCTCGAGTCCACCTCTCTGAAAATTTTCTGGCCTCCCGACCAGCGGAAACATTCCTCCAGGAGATGTATGGCTTGAGACCATCCCGGAACCCTCCTGATGTTGGCCAGTTGAAGATGAACTTAGTGGACAGGCTGAAGAGACTGGGCATAGCCAGAGTGATCAAAACCCCTGAGGcccagaaaaatggaagaagccaAGAGGCAGAAAATAGTCTTCAAAGACCAAACTCTGCTGTTTATTTAAGTTCAGGTAGCAATTTATTGAGTGGACTGAGGAGGAACCAGAGTCTTCCAGTCATGATGGGTAGCTTTGGCACCCCAGTTTGCACATCTTCACCCAAAATGGATATCCTGAAGGAGAACTGA